From one Dama dama isolate Ldn47 chromosome 4, ASM3311817v1, whole genome shotgun sequence genomic stretch:
- the LOC133054842 gene encoding transcription and mRNA export factor ENY2-like, translating into MNKDAQMRAAINQKLIETGERERLKELLRAKLIECGWKDQLKAHCKEVIKEKGLEHVTVDDLVAEITPKGRALVPDSVKKELLQKIRTFLAQYASL; encoded by the coding sequence ATGAACAAAGATGCGCAGATGAGAGCAGCGATTAACCAAAAGTTGATAGAAACTGGAGAAAGAGAACGCCTCAAAGAGTTGCTGAGAGCTAAATTAATTGAATGTGGCTGGAAGGATCAGTTGAAGGCACACTGTAAAGAGGTAATTAAAGAAAAGGGACTAGAACACGTTACTGTTGATGACTTGGTGGCTGAAATCACACCAAAAGGCAGAGCCCTGGTACCTGACAGTGTAAAGAAGGAACTCTTACAAAAAATAAGAACATTCCTTGCTCAGTATGCCAGCCTTTAA
- the LOC133054838 gene encoding zinc finger protein 429-like isoform X4, with product MYNDDNGRDVIQPSLFNTSHDIVNVEELSICNKMSQPFSKSFSPNHCKSIYDGVRGYKVEGDSNLMKHQGLESSNKDSKSNKCRNIFYQLSALSLYKSTHTGEKTYNCSEDGKISNQSSEFVQQQTIQNSQKENNSKICGKVFSNSSDLSRHRKIHTGRTPFKCTECSKAFICRSHLTQHQRIHTGEKPYTCTECGKAFNHNSTLSQHQRMHTSEKPYKCTECGKAFICCSHLTQQEQIHTGERPLSVQNVAKPFIRTQLLLNISKCILERNLINVKNVTKPLSVAYILLDISEFTLGRDLIIVQNVAKPLFGVQL from the coding sequence ATGTATAATGATGATAATGGAAGAGATGTAATCCAACCATCATTGTTCAATACATCCCATGATATAGTTAATGTGGAAGAACTTTCCATATGTAATaaaatgagtcaacccttcagtAAGAGCTTCAGCCCCAATCATTGCAAGAGTATTTATGATGGAGTGAGAGGGTATAAGGTTGAAGGAGACTCAAACCTTATGAAACATCAGGGACTTGAATCTTCAAACAAGGATTCAAAaagtaataaatgtagaaatatCTTTTATCAGCTGTCAGCTCTTTCTCTATATAAGAGtactcatactggagagaagactTACAATTGTAGTGAAGATGGTAAAATTTCTAATCAGTCTTCAGAATTTGTTCAACAGCAGACTATTCAGAattcacagaaagaaaacaactctAAGATATGTGGGAAAGTCTTTAGTAACTCATCTGATCTAAGTAGACATAGGAAAATTCATACAGGACGGACACCTTTCAAATGTACAGAATGTAGCAAAGCATTTATCTGTCGCTCACATCTTACTCAAcatcagcgaattcatactggagagaaaccttatacatgtacagaatgtggcaaagcctttaatcaCAACTCAACACTTTCTCAACATCAGCGAATGCATACTtcagagaaaccttataaatgtacagaatgtggcaaagcctttatctGTTGCTCACATCTTACCCAACAGGAGCAAAttcatactggggagagacctttaagtgtacagaatgtggcaaagcctttcaTCAGAACTCAACTCTTACTCAACATCAGCAAAtgcatactggagagaaaccttataaatgtaaagaatgtgacAAAGCCTTTATCCGTTGCTTACATCTTACTCGATATCAGTGAATTCacactggggagagaccttatcATTGTACAGAATGTGGCCAAACCTTTATTTGGAGTTCAACTTTAG